A DNA window from Acetilactobacillus jinshanensis contains the following coding sequences:
- a CDS encoding DnaD domain protein yields MDSFALKLIENGQTTISNYLLSNFTKLNMNPNELVMYLQIKRYSDEGIKFPDVNSLIKSTGFSKNQVYEILHKLIQKKLMTINTTQDEDHHETDAYDFSLMYQKLDQLSHSNQDNNENWSLNNISRTNTNSVTVSARDQVFRTIAKEFGRDLSPMEAQTIDGWMTDDHYSPKMIVLALREAVLSQVYNLRYIDRILNSWENRNIRTPQALQNAINQEKNQHRLNNHPTNDQKGPDIPIFKI; encoded by the coding sequence ATGGATTCATTTGCGCTTAAATTAATTGAGAACGGCCAGACGACCATTTCCAATTATCTACTTTCCAACTTTACGAAACTGAATATGAACCCTAATGAATTAGTAATGTATTTACAGATTAAACGTTACTCCGACGAAGGAATTAAGTTCCCGGACGTCAATTCATTGATTAAGTCCACTGGATTTTCTAAAAATCAGGTTTATGAGATTTTACACAAACTGATCCAAAAGAAGTTAATGACGATCAACACTACTCAAGATGAAGATCATCATGAAACGGATGCCTATGACTTTTCTTTGATGTACCAGAAACTAGATCAATTAAGTCATAGCAATCAGGATAATAATGAAAACTGGTCGCTAAACAATATTAGCCGGACTAACACTAATTCAGTTACCGTTTCCGCCCGAGACCAAGTTTTTAGGACGATTGCTAAAGAATTTGGGCGTGACCTGTCACCGATGGAAGCGCAGACGATCGATGGTTGGATGACTGATGATCATTATTCACCAAAAATGATTGTGTTAGCTTTACGGGAAGCCGTTTTAAGTCAGGTCTATAACCTCCGCTACATTGATCGAATTCTTAACAGTTGGGAAAATCGTAACATTCGGACTCCGCAGGCGTTACAGAACGCTATTAATCAGGAAAAGAATCAGCATCGTCTCAACAATCATCCCACTAATGATCAAAAGGGTCCCGATATTCCAATCTTTAAGATTTAA
- the asnS gene encoding asparagine--tRNA ligase — MKQIHIADAKDHVGETVKIGVWLTDRRSSGKIVFLQLRDGTAFFQGVVNQKNVSAKLMDVAKHIGQETSMWVTGTIDEDKRSHFGYEMQVKDIDVIQKAENYPITPKDHGIDFLLDHRHLWIRSRRPFAVLKIRDEVKRATYRFFHKHGFVQFDAPIFTANAPEGTTHLFHTEYFDHDAYLSQSGQLYEEAGAEAFGRVYSFGPTFRAEKSKTRRHLTEFWMIEPEMAFCHQDQSLKIQEQYIAYLVQSIIDNCQYELKLLGRNVDTLKAYTKLPYPRITYNEAVKMLHKGGLDFKWGNGFGSPEESFLADQYKRPVFVMNYPKSAKPFYMKPDPDDDKLVICADLLAPEGYGEIIGGSERATDYNYLKKQIKKYGLNEKSYDWYLDLRKYGSVPHSGFGMGLERFLTWITLEDHVRECIPFPRLLNRLHP, encoded by the coding sequence TTGAAACAAATTCATATTGCAGACGCTAAAGATCATGTTGGCGAAACCGTCAAAATTGGTGTTTGGCTAACAGATAGAAGATCAAGTGGAAAGATTGTATTCTTACAGTTACGTGATGGAACTGCTTTCTTCCAGGGAGTCGTTAACCAGAAAAACGTTTCCGCTAAATTAATGGACGTTGCTAAACATATCGGTCAAGAAACTAGTATGTGGGTAACGGGTACGATCGATGAAGATAAGAGATCTCACTTCGGTTACGAAATGCAGGTCAAGGACATCGATGTAATTCAAAAGGCTGAAAATTACCCGATCACACCAAAGGATCATGGGATTGACTTCCTTTTGGATCATCGTCATTTATGGATCAGATCCCGTCGTCCATTTGCCGTTTTAAAGATTCGAGACGAAGTTAAACGTGCTACGTATCGTTTCTTCCACAAACACGGCTTTGTTCAATTTGACGCTCCAATCTTTACCGCTAACGCACCTGAAGGTACTACTCATTTATTCCATACTGAATACTTTGATCACGATGCTTACTTATCCCAAAGTGGTCAGTTATATGAAGAAGCCGGCGCTGAAGCATTCGGTCGTGTCTATTCATTTGGCCCGACATTCCGAGCTGAAAAATCAAAGACCCGTCGTCATTTAACTGAATTCTGGATGATCGAACCAGAAATGGCATTTTGTCATCAGGATCAAAGTTTAAAGATTCAAGAACAGTACATCGCATACTTAGTCCAAAGTATCATTGATAACTGTCAGTACGAATTAAAGTTATTAGGTCGTAACGTTGATACTTTAAAGGCTTATACTAAGTTACCTTATCCTCGTATCACCTATAATGAAGCCGTTAAGATGCTTCATAAAGGTGGCTTGGACTTTAAGTGGGGTAATGGTTTTGGTTCTCCAGAAGAATCATTCTTAGCTGATCAATACAAACGACCGGTCTTTGTTATGAACTATCCTAAGTCCGCTAAGCCGTTCTACATGAAGCCTGATCCGGATGATGATAAGTTAGTAATCTGTGCCGACTTATTAGCACCTGAAGGTTATGGTGAAATTATCGGTGGCTCTGAACGTGCTACTGACTATAACTACTTAAAGAAACAGATTAAGAAGTATGGCTTAAACGAAAAGTCTTATGACTGGTATTTAGACTTACGTAAGTACGGCAGTGTTCCGCATTCCGGATTCGGAATGGGCTTAGAACGATTCTTAACCTGGATTACGTTAGAAGACCACGTTCGTGAATGTATTCCATTCCCACGTCTTCTAAATCGTTTACACCCATAA
- a CDS encoding DUF5590 domain-containing protein, which translates to MQAETLRKQRDRKLLKSISIVVLVIIIGLIIMLFIAQRPMRQARVQSFNTAQKTEGIKRANSFYMSDLNHTYYTIGGPNKRDKKMYVIMNKHHKLVRTVSINSGVSRSAIMNRVRVQDHARKIISVAPAIFNGKTVWIASYENHNKQLCYHTFKYSTGKSLQLITNV; encoded by the coding sequence ATGCAAGCGGAAACGTTGCGTAAACAGCGTGACCGAAAATTATTAAAGTCAATCTCCATCGTTGTTTTAGTCATCATCATCGGCTTAATCATTATGCTGTTTATCGCTCAGCGACCGATGCGTCAAGCTCGGGTCCAATCATTTAATACCGCTCAGAAAACTGAAGGCATTAAACGTGCTAACAGTTTTTACATGAGTGATCTTAATCATACGTATTACACCATTGGTGGACCCAACAAGCGTGATAAAAAGATGTACGTGATTATGAATAAGCACCATAAATTAGTGCGTACCGTTTCAATTAACAGCGGGGTTAGTCGATCAGCAATTATGAATCGAGTTAGGGTTCAGGATCACGCCCGTAAAATCATTAGTGTCGCACCAGCGATCTTTAATGGTAAAACCGTATGGATCGCTAGCTATGAAAATCATAATAAACAACTTTGCTACCATACTTTTAAATACAGCACCGGTAAATCACTACAGCTTATAACTAATGTATAA
- a CDS encoding exonuclease domain-containing protein, with protein MNKKTIYSVVDLEATGTDASADDRIIQFSCTFVQDQKIIDSFSTLINPLKAIPERITQLTGITNAMVKNAPSFRDIASLLYHMLQNTVFVAHNVNFDFPFLNYELKQIGYPQLKIKAIDTVTMSQILLPTLPSYQLRRISSYFNIIHKHPHSASSDAYATAYLLILLINRLRSLPYDTLKGIIKIQPKLPRNTMEMFKDTLQQVKDIHRPLSSYLRVKRGLVLRRNNINRRHDDKTTYKFPTSKPEKLRLYQSQLEWYPQQAKMMNEIYRNYTKDKKPSNWMFEVAMGMGRKIGYTLPLAYLSHNQHQVVIISTASKLLRKQLWDQTIPTLNNLLPFHVSKLIIKDSANYIDLNRYFNTLRVHEKSNQTQLVKAMILVWLTITTTGDLNELHINPKIPYLNEVRHYQDQTQHRHNPFYYQDFIRQHQIAAHRVNFIIVSHSYLCTHAKELSHLSKHPYLVIDEADKLPQAEISQYRFNFNLNLINIETRKIMGDLHQTHNHNLYDILPNHFTVRRKLKLIQGALAELSRAYQKIMYRFSITFLQRRLLTPVGKHMLTMPSLKKFQKYINKENPNFQVLNHDINIIKKITNYFQDMSGKRSYRRINRLEMDNYYHHVSMLINAKDMFNAIIDQIQSHPENCIFKAITNEPHNVASCYLKGGLISIGNHLEKDLYQYFRPMIFTDHALMVNGAKLTNSRMKLPLSNTRQKSDLDKISEAKPAINVYQTSSLFHQPDQYCKALATLILAKASKKPQRLLVGFSSLKLMTGTFNVLTDVDQVEEPVYALGINGSKKRILKRLTNAQRAIVFTNLTWFNQLNFNYPKEFGELIIADLPLDTNENMYYKAKVHQIKQSHQDVKRLMQLPEIILIIKRSLNYLPTHKNRLVIFDGRILNHPYFKQFARALPQGVIINQRKVKFNG; from the coding sequence ATGAATAAAAAGACTATCTACTCAGTAGTCGACCTTGAAGCGACCGGAACCGACGCATCAGCTGATGACCGCATTATTCAGTTCAGTTGTACGTTTGTTCAAGACCAAAAAATAATTGATTCTTTCTCAACTTTAATCAACCCGCTAAAAGCAATCCCCGAACGAATTACACAATTAACCGGGATTACCAACGCCATGGTGAAAAATGCGCCGAGTTTTCGAGATATTGCGAGCCTTTTGTATCACATGCTACAGAACACCGTATTTGTGGCCCACAACGTCAATTTTGACTTTCCGTTCCTTAATTATGAATTGAAACAAATTGGTTATCCACAGCTAAAGATCAAGGCAATTGATACGGTCACGATGAGCCAGATTCTTTTACCAACGCTGCCCAGTTATCAATTACGTCGAATCAGCAGCTATTTTAATATTATTCATAAACATCCGCATTCCGCCAGCAGTGACGCCTACGCAACGGCTTATTTATTAATTCTTTTAATTAATCGGTTACGAAGTCTCCCGTACGACACCCTAAAGGGCATCATTAAGATTCAGCCTAAGTTGCCACGGAACACGATGGAGATGTTTAAGGACACCCTTCAACAAGTTAAAGATATTCACCGACCGTTATCATCATACTTAAGAGTAAAGCGGGGACTAGTCCTAAGACGTAATAACATTAACCGTCGTCATGACGATAAAACGACCTACAAATTTCCGACGTCTAAGCCTGAAAAACTTCGGTTATACCAAAGTCAATTGGAATGGTATCCTCAGCAGGCCAAGATGATGAACGAAATCTACCGCAACTACACTAAGGATAAAAAGCCAAGTAACTGGATGTTCGAAGTTGCGATGGGGATGGGCCGAAAGATTGGTTACACGTTACCGTTAGCTTACCTAAGTCATAATCAGCACCAGGTCGTTATCATTAGTACGGCTTCCAAACTTCTACGCAAGCAGTTATGGGACCAGACGATTCCAACCCTGAATAATTTATTGCCGTTCCATGTCTCTAAGTTAATCATTAAGGACAGTGCTAATTACATTGATCTAAACCGGTACTTTAATACGCTTCGGGTTCATGAAAAATCTAATCAGACCCAGCTCGTTAAAGCAATGATTTTAGTCTGGTTAACGATTACGACAACCGGTGACTTAAATGAACTCCACATTAACCCAAAGATTCCGTACCTTAATGAAGTGCGTCATTATCAAGATCAGACTCAGCACCGTCACAATCCGTTTTATTACCAGGACTTTATTCGTCAGCATCAAATTGCCGCCCACCGGGTTAATTTCATCATCGTCAGTCATTCATATCTATGTACCCACGCTAAAGAACTCAGTCATTTGAGTAAACATCCGTATCTGGTGATTGATGAAGCTGATAAGTTGCCACAGGCTGAGATTAGCCAGTACCGCTTCAACTTTAATTTGAATCTAATTAATATTGAGACTCGTAAAATTATGGGTGATCTTCACCAGACACATAACCATAATCTTTACGATATTTTACCTAATCACTTTACCGTTAGACGCAAATTAAAGTTAATCCAGGGTGCGTTAGCGGAATTAAGTCGAGCTTATCAAAAGATCATGTACCGGTTCTCAATTACGTTTCTCCAGCGACGGTTATTAACACCTGTCGGTAAACATATGCTAACGATGCCGTCGTTAAAGAAATTTCAAAAATACATTAATAAGGAAAACCCTAATTTTCAGGTTTTGAATCACGATATTAACATCATCAAGAAGATTACCAATTACTTCCAGGACATGAGTGGAAAGCGCAGTTATCGCCGGATTAACCGCCTTGAAATGGATAACTATTACCACCACGTCAGCATGTTAATTAACGCTAAAGATATGTTCAACGCCATCATCGATCAAATCCAGTCTCATCCCGAAAACTGTATCTTTAAAGCCATCACTAACGAGCCTCACAATGTAGCGTCATGTTATTTAAAGGGTGGCCTAATCAGTATCGGCAATCATTTGGAAAAAGACTTGTACCAATACTTCAGACCAATGATTTTTACGGATCATGCGTTGATGGTAAACGGCGCTAAGCTCACTAATTCCAGGATGAAACTACCGTTATCTAATACTCGTCAGAAATCAGATTTAGACAAGATCAGTGAAGCGAAGCCTGCTATTAACGTCTACCAGACTTCGTCATTATTTCATCAGCCGGATCAATATTGTAAAGCTCTAGCAACATTAATATTGGCGAAAGCCAGCAAGAAACCCCAGCGATTATTAGTTGGTTTTTCATCTCTAAAGTTAATGACCGGAACTTTCAACGTTTTGACGGACGTTGATCAAGTCGAAGAACCCGTCTATGCACTTGGAATCAACGGCAGCAAGAAACGGATCTTGAAACGCTTGACCAACGCTCAGAGAGCAATCGTGTTCACTAACTTGACCTGGTTTAACCAGTTAAATTTTAATTACCCCAAGGAATTCGGTGAGTTAATCATTGCGGATTTACCGTTGGATACGAACGAGAACATGTATTACAAAGCTAAGGTCCATCAAATTAAGCAGTCACATCAAGACGTGAAACGTCTGATGCAGTTACCAGAAATAATTTTAATTATTAAACGGAGCTTGAATTATCTGCCGACTCATAAAAACAGGCTCGTAATTTTTGACGGCCGAATTTTGAATCATCCGTACTTTAAGCAGTTTGCCCGAGCATTGCCACAGGGCGTTATAATTAATCAGCGGAAGGTCAAATTTAATGGGTAA
- the mvk gene encoding mevalonate kinase produces MLHQAIGKSHAKIILMGEHSAVYGEPAVVLPISNVGMTVTIKPTLNNRILQCKYFIGSIEKAPSNMLGTQRLIQSLLTRFHQTNATFSMQIESTIPSERGMGSSAATAVAVTRALYKYFKQPLTHTQLLKDANIEEKITHGNPSGMDAATTAASQPVWFTKGQPIQSTSINLDGELVIADSGVKGRTDIAVNSVHEKVVNDPTFGKTHIQGLGRLAKDAKQRLANNQIVQLGQDMSNAQYHLAKLGVSCDPLDNLIHTAKANGAYGAKLTGSGLGGCMIALVKDDAQAKKVSKALLKAGAVDTWLQPFSLASGGQNA; encoded by the coding sequence TTGTTACACCAAGCGATCGGAAAAAGTCACGCTAAAATCATTTTAATGGGCGAACACAGTGCCGTTTATGGTGAACCTGCTGTGGTATTACCGATTTCAAACGTTGGCATGACCGTTACAATTAAACCAACTTTAAACAATCGAATTTTACAATGTAAATATTTTATTGGTTCAATCGAAAAGGCCCCTTCTAATATGCTGGGTACGCAACGATTGATTCAATCGTTATTAACCCGTTTTCATCAAACTAACGCCACCTTTTCAATGCAAATTGAAAGCACGATTCCGTCTGAACGAGGGATGGGTTCATCGGCTGCGACTGCCGTAGCCGTCACCAGAGCTTTATATAAGTACTTCAAGCAACCGTTGACCCATACTCAGTTATTAAAGGATGCCAACATTGAAGAAAAGATTACGCACGGTAATCCGAGTGGTATGGATGCGGCCACCACTGCCGCTAGTCAACCGGTTTGGTTCACAAAGGGTCAGCCGATTCAATCAACATCGATTAATTTGGATGGCGAATTGGTAATTGCCGATAGTGGTGTTAAAGGTCGAACCGATATTGCCGTTAATTCAGTCCATGAAAAGGTCGTTAACGATCCAACGTTTGGTAAAACTCATATTCAAGGTCTTGGGAGATTAGCCAAAGACGCTAAGCAACGATTAGCTAATAATCAGATCGTTCAACTAGGCCAGGATATGAGTAATGCTCAGTACCACTTGGCTAAATTAGGGGTCAGCTGTGATCCGTTAGATAACCTAATCCATACCGCAAAAGCTAACGGTGCTTACGGTGCTAAACTAACCGGCAGTGGCCTTGGTGGCTGCATGATTGCGTTAGTTAAAGATGATGCCCAAGCTAAAAAAGTTTCGAAAGCGTTACTAAAAGCTGGAGCTGTCGATACCTGGCTTCAGCCTTTTAGTTTGGCTTCGGGAGGTCAGAATGCTTAG
- the mvaD gene encoding diphosphomevalonate decarboxylase, producing MLSKEPVLARAHTNIAVIKYWGKADEKIIIPQSSSLSLTLKEFYTDTAVKFLNDLKQDQIRINHQRIPVSKKIMAVLNLVRKLANTKAHAVVNSVNHVPTSAGLASSASGLSALALASSYAAGLRLSKQDLSRLARHGSGSASRSIFGGWVEWQRGHDNHSSYAFPIKDSTLNDVDMIAIIIKKTPKKISSRQGMRRSVKTSPYYGAWKETTAKDLTTAVNALQNDDFRTLGHVAETNAMRMHALTLSADPPFMYFNGDTIKIIDLINDLQAKGVNCYYTIDAGPNVKVICQHCDSLRIKRYLSKFFNPNKIVISGPGPGAHLIQK from the coding sequence ATGCTTAGTAAAGAGCCAGTCTTAGCACGTGCTCATACGAACATCGCAGTCATTAAATACTGGGGTAAAGCTGACGAAAAGATCATTATTCCACAGAGCAGCAGCCTATCCTTAACGCTAAAGGAATTTTATACAGACACCGCCGTTAAATTCTTAAATGATTTAAAGCAGGATCAAATCAGGATTAATCATCAGCGGATTCCCGTAAGTAAAAAAATCATGGCGGTATTAAATCTAGTCCGTAAACTAGCTAATACTAAAGCTCACGCTGTGGTTAATTCGGTTAATCACGTTCCAACGTCGGCTGGATTAGCGTCATCTGCTTCTGGCTTATCAGCTTTAGCGTTAGCCAGTAGCTATGCTGCCGGGTTACGCTTATCAAAACAGGATCTGTCCCGTTTAGCACGTCATGGTTCTGGTTCGGCATCCCGCTCGATTTTCGGTGGCTGGGTCGAATGGCAACGTGGCCATGACAATCATTCGTCATACGCGTTTCCAATCAAAGACAGTACCTTAAATGATGTTGATATGATTGCGATTATCATTAAAAAGACACCGAAAAAGATTAGCAGTCGTCAAGGAATGCGTCGAAGCGTCAAGACTTCACCCTATTATGGAGCGTGGAAAGAAACGACCGCTAAGGATCTAACGACGGCGGTTAACGCACTTCAAAATGATGATTTTAGGACGTTGGGACATGTTGCAGAAACCAACGCGATGCGCATGCACGCCTTAACACTGAGTGCTGATCCGCCGTTCATGTATTTCAACGGTGACACCATTAAAATTATTGATCTAATTAATGATCTGCAGGCTAAGGGTGTGAATTGTTACTACACGATCGATGCCGGACCGAACGTTAAGGTCATTTGTCAGCATTGTGACAGTTTACGGATTAAACGTTATTTATCGAAATTCTTTAACCCAAATAAAATTGTGATTTCGGGGCCTGGCCCAGGCGCCCATTTAATTCAGAAATAA